Within the Acinetobacter radioresistens DSM 6976 = NBRC 102413 = CIP 103788 genome, the region GTTTTCAGTATTTCTAGTCCTTACTTCTTTATTGGGTAATGGACAATGCATAAATTATTTTTAGTTTTAATCATAACCGGCAGCCTGCTGCTCAGTGCCTGTAATGAAGATGAGGCCGACTCCGGCACATTAGTGCCTTCACCCTCTGGATGCAAAATGCACTGTGCCCCTTAATCTCTGGACAAACAGCAGGACTTAAAATGGACCGTCGTGAATTCTTATTAACCACTAGTAAAACCTTGTTTGGCACCGCCGCTCTGGCCAGTTTTCCGCTCAGTATTCAAAAAGCACTGGCAATCGATGCCAAAGTAGAGACAGGTACGCTGCAGGACGTCAAACATGTAGTTATCCTGACGCAGGAAAACCGCTCCTTTGACAATTATTTTTGTACTTTAAAAAGGAGTCCGTGGTTTCGGGGACCGTTTTACCATTCCCTTGAAAGAGGGCCGTTCAGTCTGGGAGCAGTATGATGCCCAGCAGAACAAAGTTCTGCCTTATCATCTGGACAGTACGAAAGGTAATGCCCAGCGGGTCAGTGGTACACCACATTCCTGGTCAGATGGACAAGCAGCCTGGTACCATGGCCGTATGGGAGACTGGATCAAGTACAAGCAGCCACAATCCATGGGATATTATAAAAAACAGGAACTGGAATATCAGTTTGCCTTGGCAGATGCTTTTACCATCTGTGATGCCTATCACTGTGCCATGCATGCAGGAACCAATCCGAACCGCAAATTTATCTGGACTGGTACCAATGGCCCAACTGGAGCAGGCGTAGCCAGCGTATTAAATGAATTTGATGGACTGGGGCCTTCAAGTGAAGGCTATGAATGGAGTACATATCCTGAACGTCTACAGCAGGCGGGAGTCAGCTGGAAGGTCTACCAGAACATGCCAGATAACTTTACAGATAATCCGTTAGCCGGTTTTAAACAGTATCGCCGTGCCAATGAGCAGTCTGGTCAGCCCGTTAGTCACAGTGACTTGAAAAGTCCAGCATACGATGCCAGAATTGATGCCAATCAGCCGCTTTATAAAGGTATTGCCAATACCATGCCAGATGGCGGGTTTCTCGGCAGTTTTAAAGAAGATATCCAGCAGGGTCAGTTACCACAGGTGAGCTGGATAGTAGCGCCCGCAACTTATAGTGAACATCCCGGGCCTTCCAGCCCGGTACAAGGTGCATGGTATATCCAAGAAGTTTTAAATGCTCTCACAGAAAATCCGCACATCTGGAGCCAGACCGTATTATTGGTCAATTTTGATGAAAATGATGGCTTCTTTGACCATATACCATCGCCAAGTGCACCCTCAAAAGATCAGACTGGCCAGTTACACGGCAAAACAACCTTAACCGAGCAGCAGCTTTCTTATGAATATTTCAATCACCCTGCGGTGGCAGGTTCCAAATCACAACCCAAGCCGGATGGCCGGGTATATGGTCCAGGCGTACGTGTGCCATTGTATATCCTTTCACCTTGGAGCCGTGGTGGCTGGGTAAACTCACAGGTTTTTGACCATACCTCTATTTTACGTTTTATGGAACAGCGCTTTGGAATACAGGAACCCAATATCAGCCCTTACCGCCGCGCAGTCTGTGGTGACTTGACCTCCGCCTTTAATTTTAAAACTCCTAATCTGGACATTCTACCTGAGCTGCCTGGGCAGAAATCCAGACAGGAAGCAGATGCAATCCGTCTAACGCAGGCTTTATTGCCACAGCTGGCTGTACCGAAAAACCAGAACATGCCACTACAGCAGACTGGTATACGCCTGTCACGTGCCTTACCCTATATTTTGCACTGTAGCGCCAAGGTCGAACTGGCCCGACAGCAGGTTCAGCTAATTTTTTCCAATACCGGCGAGCAGGCAGCAGTTTTTCATGTTTATGACAAGCTTGATCTGGAAGCTATTCCGCGACGTTATATGGTAGAAGCAGGGAAACAGCTAGACGATATCTGGTCTGTACATGACGGCAGATATGACTTGTGGGTACTGGGACCAAATGGTTTTCACCGGAGTTTTCAGGGGAATCTTCACAGCAAACTTTATAGTGAAAGTCTGCCTGAAATTCGGATATGTGTAGAAGAGTGTGAACCAAAAATATATCTAAAACTCAGAAGTGAGAGTCAAAAAACAGCAAAGCTGGTGATTCAGGCCAATGCCTATTTAAACAAGTCCTGGCACATAGAAACCCGCACGGCGGAAACCGAGCTGTTACTGGATATGAGTGAATGGTACGGCTGGTATGATTTTACGGTCAGTCTAGAAAATGAGCCCGAATTCAAACGCCGCTTTGCCGGACGGATTGAAACAGGAAAAGATTCTTACTCTGATCCATTTATGGGTTATTCGGTTTAATCTTAACTGGCTGGCTATAATGTTTATTTAAACCGGTTATAGCCAGTACTTTTCCTGCCTTGAGCACACTCTTCCTTTTTGGCTCTAACCAGAGGAGCTCAAAAGAACAGATGATATAAAAGAGAATCTAAAGAGTCTAAAATAAAAAGTATAATCTATTGAAATTCATAATTTTAACCCCATATATGATATAAATTAGCCTTCTTGACTCAAGGCAATACAGCAATTTATTCACCCCTACAAAATATAACCAATAAAATACATAGAAAGGCTTAAACCTGCGTCGCAGTCTATCTGAATAAGTTAATGTGTTTTATACCTTCTCATTATGACCTAACCTATAAGGAACTATACTTTTGCTGAAACTGTTTATTATTTTAATTTCTTTTATTACATTCGCATTAATGGCCTGTGATCCACGCTCCCAAGAAAAAAATACGGCTGAATCAGCCTGGCAGACAGCCGAAACTACCGACCAGAGTGAGGAAACTGTTAATTAATTTCTGTATTAGCCATTAAAACGCATTGATAAATCAACAGCTTTTATATCTTTGGTCAGGGCACCCATCGAAATATAATCTACGCCTGTCGAGGCAACTTCTCGCAGATTTTCCAGGGTGATATTACCTGAAGCTTCCAGTTTGCAGCGTCCCGCTACATGTTGAACCGCATCCTGCATTTGCTGAGTGCTAAAATTATCCAGCATGACAATATCTGCACCAGCGTTTAAGGCCTGATTAAGTTCATCCCAGGTTTCAACTTCAACTTCAACCGGTTTACCAGGTGCAATGTCATGGGCTTTAGCAATGGCTTGGGCAATACCGCCAGCTGCCATAATATGATTTTCCTTAATCAGGAAAGCATCAAACAGACCCAAACGGTGATTTTGTCCACCACCCACTGCAACTGCATATTTCTGGGCAATACGTAGCCCAGGCAGAGTCTTGCGGGTATCAAGAAGCTTGGTATTCAGCCCGTTAAGTCGCTGAACATAGTCGGCTACTTTGGTTGCGACAGCTGATAAAGTCTGAATAAAGT harbors:
- a CDS encoding ABZJ_00068 family colistin stress protein, whose amino-acid sequence is MLKLFIILISFITFALMACDPRSQEKNTAESAWQTAETTDQSEETVN
- the nadC gene encoding carboxylating nicotinate-nucleotide diphosphorylase, whose amino-acid sequence is MSIPASLLEQSIQINIQQALQEDIGMGDITALLTPEDEQATATIISREDMILAGQPWVNSLIQTYDPKIEVIWLKNDGDRVQANEAFLKLAGSARSLLTVERPALNFIQTLSAVATKVADYVQRLNGLNTKLLDTRKTLPGLRIAQKYAVAVGGGQNHRLGLFDAFLIKENHIMAAGGIAQAIAKAHDIAPGKPVEVEVETWDELNQALNAGADIVMLDNFSTQQMQDAVQHVAGRCKLEASGNITLENLREVASTGVDYISMGALTKDIKAVDLSMRFNG